The Bombus huntii isolate Logan2020A chromosome 6, iyBomHunt1.1, whole genome shotgun sequence genome window below encodes:
- the LOC126866766 gene encoding uncharacterized protein LOC126866766 isoform X2 gives MSDLQATLEFSLELCKFYNVDLFQRGYYQIRTALRVSPKLPVKVEVNQLRNHSLEAPGTSKRFQILYRNEEVTLGTSVLFRAHVLVHSHKIEEVLSRTHFNLGVELWFSEPTQPGNMACVSSRALQLNFAPTKGLHYHLPVLFDYFHLAAVSITIHACLVALHQPYIKKSILHYVQSCAPRGGKPWLQFKQTATNGDNNAQLGNIETTTRCVGSATRIQHAKLVQQEVIRLLLAARESLLNNLADLARLLPSCQQRALELAQNTHKEITKMMDTEETDVAQLCAQNIVLWQHFLEAFSGREAVHQHLAKIHHQLRVKRFTEGFFVLENPRSSAWGCYDANYQSYQAVSEAARRSRYLSSLPPLPVHCPELDGDLHSLPLIFEDQYVDMKQRHRNSVPGIDDCSCGIAAILESRSMGIWSPRSEGAAQDIGSVQGRLMLTPSTLPARHSKSLDQLGPDIAPVQPRTSPKTLPRSVSTQLFPRQRSGARNVTPPATVPSRGRQRSTAPSSSTLFPPSGQQACSAPNPSLGSTPVIPLPRAKSTQMLVLPRQQNDPQNTSITSLLAAMFPELPPGGQLPGYRPSNKSCEQTLTVPTCLGTMDHAQMTDCWSENKAPNINEDYHSLDTRRIRLEPRSHRLPTRHPLSTANDQNNFLPTKSSVNGDTFLPEQQPLLTATLDRVTYRGNSRKQTHQTGGKYSQTNGLESRRYHTIGKTGSGLNQRNREVQDSMNGGGLPSSHSMMADPLYKRSNYTSTTTDSFFYRTNGTSGRTRGEPERPRRPKSTERLVDDVDRNEYCDFRRERPRRREERSAVKSPRNGVAPCYGEAEKHRRPHSEDKMQELTNEMFYKVMTSEPKKEQRVEKRKDRHGRRPHSAPVLDIDHPAEENRKCSHRNRKPAPPPPAYQDPAVAPLPKYRPPPPVTTTSVLGVENNNKIILKVDPIKSPMEAPATNGTTPSDTSSAVPAPSVKRLRCASVPVAQNKVVVPRSAVSLPCMPIRDSKDSLSNNLPVIPNPLSPPSSRPSSPTMSSSSSNLTSECSGWVSSGDTSSSEQRRNAKLSSEQLRQKLSKIVPRKERPAPTKESVEEHSYEEVRLPPPKMFQDEPPPPEEFRDPPAIIDNPLYHVYETVKPVRSPKQTKTAPCSPQKNRDRERERDRDLAYGARDICLDCYQEGKELLQSIQDESINFKKCKEAFKRQMSFSGKIYREHKEAQLRFHKRAHSFGYGDFLTPSSVKPLRSNVPLSDYPTLASTMPYFHISNEYRLFSPEGAHLIICVHGLDGNPADLRLVKTYLELSLPGAHLDFLMSERNQGDTFSDFDTMTDRLVAEILHHIETSGLNPTKVSFIGHSLGTIIIRSALTRPQLRPLLPRLHTFLSLSGPHLGTLYNTSGLVNAGMWFMQKLKKSVSLLQLAMKDAPNVRRSFMFRLSQKSNLEKFKHVLLCGSAQDRYVPLHSARIELCKAAVRDSTDQGAAYREMVHNILYPVMSSSGVSLVRYDVHHALPATANALIGRAAHIAVLDSELFIEKFLLVAGLKYFR, from the exons CTTATTCCGAGCTCACGTGCTGGTGCACAGTCACAAGATCGAGGAGGTTCTCTCCCGCACTCACTTCAATCTCGGCGTCGAGCTATGGTTCAGCGAGCCGACGCAACCAGGAAACATGGCCTGCGTGTCGTCTAG GGCGTTGCAGCTGAACTTCGCGCCCACGAAGGGGCTTCACTATCATTTGCCGGTGCTCTTCGACTACTTTCATCTTGCCGCCGTCTCCATCACGATTCACGCCTGCCTCGTGGCCCTTCATCAACCTTACATCAA GAAGAGCATACTTCATTATGTCCAGAGCTG CGCGCCGCGTGGAGGGAAACCGTGGCTACAATTTAAACAGACTGCAACAAACGGGGACAACAATGCTCAGTTAGGAAATATC GAAACAACAACGAGGTGCGTTGGTTCAGCCACGAGGATACAACACGCGAAATTAGTTCAACAGGAAGTAATCAGGTTACTTCTGGCCGCGAGGGAATCTTTGCTCAACAACTTAGCTGATTTAGCCCGTCTGCTACCTTCTTGCCAGCAAAGAGCGCTTGAGCTTGCTCAGAACACGCACAAAGAGATTACCAAG ATGATGGACACGGAGGAGACTGATGTCGCTCAACTCTGCGCacaaaatatcgttctctggcAACATTTTCTGGAAGCATTCTCCGGACGCGAGGCTGTTCATCAGCATCTTGCGAAGATCCATCATCAGCTAAGG GTGAAACGTTTTACGGAAGGTTTCTTCGTGCTAGAAAACCCTAGGTCATCCGCATGGGGCTGTTACGATGCGAACTACCAGTCGTATCAAGCGGTGAGCGAAGCGGCAAGAAGATCGCGATATCTGTCCTCGTTGCCTCCGCTCCCAGTGCACTGTCCGGAATTGGACGGAGATCTTCACTCTCTGCCTTTGATCTTCGAGGATCAGTACGTGGATATGAAGCAGAGGCACAGAAACAGCG TTCCCGGCATCGACGACTGCAGTTGCGGCATAGCAGCAATCCTAGAGTCGCGATCCATGGGAATCTGGTCACCAAGGAGCGAAGGCGCGGCTCAGGATATCGGTTCGGTCCAAGGTCGTCTGATGCTCACTCCATCCACGCTTCCTGCCAGGCACAGCAAATCCTTGGACCAACTAGGTCCAGACATCGCTCCAGTTCAACCAAGGACATCGCCAAAGACGCTTCCTCGATCCGTGTCCACGCAGCTGTTTCCAAGACAGAGAAGCGGGGCGCGAAACGTTACTCCACCAGCGACAGTTCCTTCAAGAGGAAGGCAAAGGTCGACAGCGCCGTCCAGTAGCACGCTTTTCCCTCCTTCGGGGCAGCAAGCCTGCTCCGCTCCAAACCCATCCCTAGGATCGACACCCGTCATCCCGTTGCCTCGCGCCAAGTCTACGCAAATGTTGGTGTTGCCCAGACAACAAAATGATCCGCAGAACACATCGATAACGTCGCTCCTCGCAGCTATGTTTCCTGAATTACCGCCAGGAGGACAGTTACCTGGGTACAGACCGTCGAACAAGTCCTGCGAACAAACTCTTACGGTACCCACCTGTCTGGGAACGATGGACCATGCTCAGATGACAGATTGTTGGAGCGAGAATAAGGCTCCTAATATTAATGAAG ATTACCATTCTCTGGATACAAGAAGGATTCGACTAGAGCCACGCAGTCACCGATTACCAACGCGTCACCCACTGTCGACCGCCAACGACCAAAACAACTTTCTACCAACAAAATCGAGCGTCAATGGCGACACGTTTCTCCCAGAACAACAGCCGCTTCTCACAGCCACACTGGACAGAGTGACCTATCGAGGAAATTCCCGTAAACAAACGCATCAAACGGGTGGCAAGTACAGTCAAACGAATGGTCTAGAGTCTCGCAGGTATCACACAATTGGTAAAACTGGGTCCGGGTTAAATCAGCGAAATCGAGAGGTTCAGGATTCAATGAATGGCGGAGGGTTGCCCAGCAGTCATTCGATGATGGCTGATCCTTTGTATAAAAGATCCAATTACACGTCGACAACTACGGACTCCTTCTTTTATCGGACAAATGGCACCAGTGGGAGAACACGTGGAGAACCAGAGAGACCAAGGAGACCAAAAAGCACAGAAAGATTAGTAGATGACGTTGATCGTAACGAGTATTGTGATTTTCGAAGAGAAAGACCaagaagaagagaggagaGGTCTGCTGTCAAGAGCCCTCGTAATGGCGTCGCACCTTGTTACGGAGAAGCAGAGAAACATAGGAGGCCACATAGCGAAGATAAGATGCAAGAATTAACTAACGAGATGTTTTACAAGGTGATGACGTCTGAACCGAAGAAGGAACAACGTGTGGAGAAGAGGAAGGACAGGCATGGAAGAAGACCACATTCCGCGCCTGTTCTGGATATTGATCATCCGGCTGAGGAGAATAGGAAGTGTAGTCATAGGAATAGGAAACCAGCACCACCACCTCCAGCTTATCAGGATCCTGCGGTGGCTCCGCTGCCAAAGTACAGGCCTCCGCCTCCGGTAACCACGACGAGCGTCCTGGGGGtggagaataataataaaattattctgaaG GTAGATCCCATAAAGTCTCCCATGGAGGCGCCAGCAACGAATGGAACAACACCATCCGACACCTCCAGCGCGGTCCCAGCGCCAAGCGTGAAAAGACTGAGATGTGCGAGTGTGCCAGTGGCGCAGAACAAAGTTGTGGTACCACGAAGCGCAGTGTCGTTACCTTGCATGCCCATACGCGACAGCAAGGACAGCCTTAGCAACAATCTTCCCGTCATTCCGAATCCTCTCAGCCCGCCGTCCAGCAGACCGAGTAGCCCAACGATGAGCTCCAGTTCCAGTAACCTTACGTCCGAGTGTTCCGGATGGGTCAGCAGCGGGGACACGTCTAGCTCCGAGCAGCGTCGAAACGCGAAGCTATCGAGCGAACAGCTTCGTCAAAAATTGTCAAAAATCGTACCAAGAAAAGAAAGACCCGCTCCGACGAAAGAAAGCGTAGAGGAGCATTCGTACGAAGAAGTACGACTTCCGCCTCCAAAAATGTTCCAGGACGAACCACCGCCTCCAGAGGAATTTCGTGATCCGCCTGCTATCATCGATAATCCTTTGTATCACGTTTACGAGACGGTGAAACCGGTTAGAAGTCCTAAACAGACAAAGACTGCGCCGTGTAGTCCTCAGAAGAATAGAGatagggagagggagagagatagagatCTTGCATATGGAGCTAGGGATATTTGTTTAGATTGTTATCAAGAGGGCAAGGAACTGTTACAGTCGATTCAGGATGAgtcgattaattttaaaaaatgcaagGAAGCGTTCAAGAGGCAGATGAGCTTCTCAGGGAAGATTTACAG AGAACACAAGGAAGCGCAGTTGCGTTTCCATAAACGTGCCCATTCCTTTGGATACGGTGACTTCCTGACCCCGTCGTCGGTAAAACCTCTAAGATCGAATGTGCCTCTTAGTGATTATCCGACCCTGGCCTCGACCATGCCGTACTTCCACATCAGCAACGAGTATCGGCTGTTCTCGCCGGAAGGAGCTCATCTGATTATCTGTGTGCACGGTCTCGATGGCAACCCCGCTGATCTTCGCTTGGTCAAGACGTACTTGGAACTGAGTCTTCCCGGAGCGCATCTAGATTTTTTAATGTCTGAGAGAAATCAA GGTGACACATTTTCGGATTTCGATACAATGACGGATCGACTGGTAGCCGAGATTCTGCATCACATCGAGACGTCGGGCCTGAACCCGACGAAAGTCAGCTTCATTGGACATTCTTTAGGGACCATCATCATAAGAAGCGCTCTGACGCGGCCTCAATTACGGCCGCTTCTTCCACGTTTACACACGTTTCTCAGCCTAAGCGGTCCACACTTAGGTACACTATATAACACCAGTGGATTAGTTAACGCAG GTATGTGGTTCATGCAGAAGCTGAAGAAGTCCGTCTCGTTGCTGCAACTGGCTATGAAAGATGCGCCGAATGTTAGACGGTCGTTCATGTTCCGCCTCAGTCAGAAGAGCAATCTCGAGAAATTCAAACACGTGCTGCTGTGCGGGAGCGCGCAGGATCGATACGTGCCGCTTCATTCCGCTCGTATAGAACTCTGCAAAGCCGCCGTACGGGATTCGACCGATCAAG GTGCAGCATATCGTGAGATGGTGCACAACATCCTGTACCCGGTGATGTCCTCGTCAGGAGTAAGTTTAGTGAGGTACGACGTGCACCACGCGTTACCTGCGACGGCAAACGCTCTGATTGGCCGAGCCGCTCACATCGCCGTCCTCGATTCCGAGCTTTTCATCGAGAAGTTCCTGCTGGTGGCTGGTCTGAAATACTTCAGATAA
- the LOC126866766 gene encoding uncharacterized protein LOC126866766 isoform X5, with product MSDLQATLEFSLELCKFYNVDLFQRGYYQIRTALRVSPKLPVKVEVNQLRNHSLEAPGTSKRFQILYRNEEVTLGTSVLFRAHVLVHSHKIEEVLSRTHFNLGVELWFSEPTQPGNMACVSSRALQLNFAPTKGLHYHLPVLFDYFHLAAVSITIHACLVALHQPYIKKSILHYVQSCAPRGGKPWLQFKQTATNGDNNAQLGNIETTTRCVGSATRIQHAKLVQQEVIRLLLAARESLLNNLADLARLLPSCQQRALELAQNTHKEITKMMDTEETDVAQLCAQNIVLWQHFLEAFSGREAVHQHLAKIHHQLRVKRFTEGFFVLENPRSSAWGCYDANYQSYQAVSEAARRSRYLSSLPPLPVHCPELDGDLHSLPLIFEDQYVDMKQRHRNSVPGIDDCSCGIAAILESRSMGIWSPRSEGAAQDIGSVQGRLMLTPSTLPARHSKSLDQLGPDIAPVQPRTSPKTLPRSVSTQLFPRQRSGARNVTPPATVPSRGRQRSTAPSSSTLFPPSGQQACSAPNPSLGSTPVIPLPRAKSTQMLVLPRQQNDPQNTSITSLLAAMFPELPPGGQLPGYRPSNKSCEQTLTVPTCLGTMDHAQMTDCWSENKAPNINEDYHSLDTRRIRLEPRSHRLPTRHPLSTANDQNNFLPTKSSVNGDTFLPEQQPLLTATLDRVTYRGNSRKQTHQTGGKYSQTNGLESRRYHTIGKTGSGLNQRNREVQDSMNGGGLPSSHSMMADPLYKRSNYTSTTTDSFFYRTNGTSGRTRGEPERPRRPKSTERLVDDVDRNEYCDFRRERPRRREERSAVKSPRNGVAPCYGEAEKHRRPHSEDKMQELTNEMFYKVMTSEPKKEQRVEKRKDRHGRRPHSAPVLDIDHPAEENRKCSHRNRKPAPPPPAYQDPAVAPLPKYRPPPPVTTTSVLGVENNNKIILKVDPIKSPMEAPATNGTTPSDTSSAVPAPSVKRLRCASVPVAQNKVVVPRSAVSLPCMPIRDSKDSLSNNLPVIPNPLSPPSSRPSSPTMSSSSSNLTSECSGWVSSGDTSSSEQRRNAKLSSEQLRQKLSKIVPRKERPAPTKESVEEHSYEEVRLPPPKMFQDEPPPPEEFRDPPAIIDNPLYHVYETVKPVRSPKQTKTAPCSPQKNRDRERERDRDLAYGARDICLDCYQEGKELLQSIQDESINFKKCKEAFKRQMSFSGKIYSDYPTLASTMPYFHISNEYRLFSPEGAHLIICVHGLDGNPADLRLVKTYLELSLPGAHLDFLMSERNQGDTFSDFDTMTDRLVAEILHHIETSGLNPTKVSFIGHSLGTIIIRSALTRPQLRPLLPRLHTFLSLSGPHLGTLYNTSGLVNAGMWFMQKLKKSVSLLQLAMKDAPNVRRSFMFRLSQKSNLEKFKHVLLCGSAQDRYVPLHSARIELCKAAVRDSTDQGAAYREMVHNILYPVMSSSGVSLVRYDVHHALPATANALIGRAAHIAVLDSELFIEKFLLVAGLKYFR from the exons CTTATTCCGAGCTCACGTGCTGGTGCACAGTCACAAGATCGAGGAGGTTCTCTCCCGCACTCACTTCAATCTCGGCGTCGAGCTATGGTTCAGCGAGCCGACGCAACCAGGAAACATGGCCTGCGTGTCGTCTAG GGCGTTGCAGCTGAACTTCGCGCCCACGAAGGGGCTTCACTATCATTTGCCGGTGCTCTTCGACTACTTTCATCTTGCCGCCGTCTCCATCACGATTCACGCCTGCCTCGTGGCCCTTCATCAACCTTACATCAA GAAGAGCATACTTCATTATGTCCAGAGCTG CGCGCCGCGTGGAGGGAAACCGTGGCTACAATTTAAACAGACTGCAACAAACGGGGACAACAATGCTCAGTTAGGAAATATC GAAACAACAACGAGGTGCGTTGGTTCAGCCACGAGGATACAACACGCGAAATTAGTTCAACAGGAAGTAATCAGGTTACTTCTGGCCGCGAGGGAATCTTTGCTCAACAACTTAGCTGATTTAGCCCGTCTGCTACCTTCTTGCCAGCAAAGAGCGCTTGAGCTTGCTCAGAACACGCACAAAGAGATTACCAAG ATGATGGACACGGAGGAGACTGATGTCGCTCAACTCTGCGCacaaaatatcgttctctggcAACATTTTCTGGAAGCATTCTCCGGACGCGAGGCTGTTCATCAGCATCTTGCGAAGATCCATCATCAGCTAAGG GTGAAACGTTTTACGGAAGGTTTCTTCGTGCTAGAAAACCCTAGGTCATCCGCATGGGGCTGTTACGATGCGAACTACCAGTCGTATCAAGCGGTGAGCGAAGCGGCAAGAAGATCGCGATATCTGTCCTCGTTGCCTCCGCTCCCAGTGCACTGTCCGGAATTGGACGGAGATCTTCACTCTCTGCCTTTGATCTTCGAGGATCAGTACGTGGATATGAAGCAGAGGCACAGAAACAGCG TTCCCGGCATCGACGACTGCAGTTGCGGCATAGCAGCAATCCTAGAGTCGCGATCCATGGGAATCTGGTCACCAAGGAGCGAAGGCGCGGCTCAGGATATCGGTTCGGTCCAAGGTCGTCTGATGCTCACTCCATCCACGCTTCCTGCCAGGCACAGCAAATCCTTGGACCAACTAGGTCCAGACATCGCTCCAGTTCAACCAAGGACATCGCCAAAGACGCTTCCTCGATCCGTGTCCACGCAGCTGTTTCCAAGACAGAGAAGCGGGGCGCGAAACGTTACTCCACCAGCGACAGTTCCTTCAAGAGGAAGGCAAAGGTCGACAGCGCCGTCCAGTAGCACGCTTTTCCCTCCTTCGGGGCAGCAAGCCTGCTCCGCTCCAAACCCATCCCTAGGATCGACACCCGTCATCCCGTTGCCTCGCGCCAAGTCTACGCAAATGTTGGTGTTGCCCAGACAACAAAATGATCCGCAGAACACATCGATAACGTCGCTCCTCGCAGCTATGTTTCCTGAATTACCGCCAGGAGGACAGTTACCTGGGTACAGACCGTCGAACAAGTCCTGCGAACAAACTCTTACGGTACCCACCTGTCTGGGAACGATGGACCATGCTCAGATGACAGATTGTTGGAGCGAGAATAAGGCTCCTAATATTAATGAAG ATTACCATTCTCTGGATACAAGAAGGATTCGACTAGAGCCACGCAGTCACCGATTACCAACGCGTCACCCACTGTCGACCGCCAACGACCAAAACAACTTTCTACCAACAAAATCGAGCGTCAATGGCGACACGTTTCTCCCAGAACAACAGCCGCTTCTCACAGCCACACTGGACAGAGTGACCTATCGAGGAAATTCCCGTAAACAAACGCATCAAACGGGTGGCAAGTACAGTCAAACGAATGGTCTAGAGTCTCGCAGGTATCACACAATTGGTAAAACTGGGTCCGGGTTAAATCAGCGAAATCGAGAGGTTCAGGATTCAATGAATGGCGGAGGGTTGCCCAGCAGTCATTCGATGATGGCTGATCCTTTGTATAAAAGATCCAATTACACGTCGACAACTACGGACTCCTTCTTTTATCGGACAAATGGCACCAGTGGGAGAACACGTGGAGAACCAGAGAGACCAAGGAGACCAAAAAGCACAGAAAGATTAGTAGATGACGTTGATCGTAACGAGTATTGTGATTTTCGAAGAGAAAGACCaagaagaagagaggagaGGTCTGCTGTCAAGAGCCCTCGTAATGGCGTCGCACCTTGTTACGGAGAAGCAGAGAAACATAGGAGGCCACATAGCGAAGATAAGATGCAAGAATTAACTAACGAGATGTTTTACAAGGTGATGACGTCTGAACCGAAGAAGGAACAACGTGTGGAGAAGAGGAAGGACAGGCATGGAAGAAGACCACATTCCGCGCCTGTTCTGGATATTGATCATCCGGCTGAGGAGAATAGGAAGTGTAGTCATAGGAATAGGAAACCAGCACCACCACCTCCAGCTTATCAGGATCCTGCGGTGGCTCCGCTGCCAAAGTACAGGCCTCCGCCTCCGGTAACCACGACGAGCGTCCTGGGGGtggagaataataataaaattattctgaaG GTAGATCCCATAAAGTCTCCCATGGAGGCGCCAGCAACGAATGGAACAACACCATCCGACACCTCCAGCGCGGTCCCAGCGCCAAGCGTGAAAAGACTGAGATGTGCGAGTGTGCCAGTGGCGCAGAACAAAGTTGTGGTACCACGAAGCGCAGTGTCGTTACCTTGCATGCCCATACGCGACAGCAAGGACAGCCTTAGCAACAATCTTCCCGTCATTCCGAATCCTCTCAGCCCGCCGTCCAGCAGACCGAGTAGCCCAACGATGAGCTCCAGTTCCAGTAACCTTACGTCCGAGTGTTCCGGATGGGTCAGCAGCGGGGACACGTCTAGCTCCGAGCAGCGTCGAAACGCGAAGCTATCGAGCGAACAGCTTCGTCAAAAATTGTCAAAAATCGTACCAAGAAAAGAAAGACCCGCTCCGACGAAAGAAAGCGTAGAGGAGCATTCGTACGAAGAAGTACGACTTCCGCCTCCAAAAATGTTCCAGGACGAACCACCGCCTCCAGAGGAATTTCGTGATCCGCCTGCTATCATCGATAATCCTTTGTATCACGTTTACGAGACGGTGAAACCGGTTAGAAGTCCTAAACAGACAAAGACTGCGCCGTGTAGTCCTCAGAAGAATAGAGatagggagagggagagagatagagatCTTGCATATGGAGCTAGGGATATTTGTTTAGATTGTTATCAAGAGGGCAAGGAACTGTTACAGTCGATTCAGGATGAgtcgattaattttaaaaaatgcaagGAAGCGTTCAAGAGGCAGATGAGCTTCTCAGGGAAGATTTACAG TGATTATCCGACCCTGGCCTCGACCATGCCGTACTTCCACATCAGCAACGAGTATCGGCTGTTCTCGCCGGAAGGAGCTCATCTGATTATCTGTGTGCACGGTCTCGATGGCAACCCCGCTGATCTTCGCTTGGTCAAGACGTACTTGGAACTGAGTCTTCCCGGAGCGCATCTAGATTTTTTAATGTCTGAGAGAAATCAA GGTGACACATTTTCGGATTTCGATACAATGACGGATCGACTGGTAGCCGAGATTCTGCATCACATCGAGACGTCGGGCCTGAACCCGACGAAAGTCAGCTTCATTGGACATTCTTTAGGGACCATCATCATAAGAAGCGCTCTGACGCGGCCTCAATTACGGCCGCTTCTTCCACGTTTACACACGTTTCTCAGCCTAAGCGGTCCACACTTAGGTACACTATATAACACCAGTGGATTAGTTAACGCAG GTATGTGGTTCATGCAGAAGCTGAAGAAGTCCGTCTCGTTGCTGCAACTGGCTATGAAAGATGCGCCGAATGTTAGACGGTCGTTCATGTTCCGCCTCAGTCAGAAGAGCAATCTCGAGAAATTCAAACACGTGCTGCTGTGCGGGAGCGCGCAGGATCGATACGTGCCGCTTCATTCCGCTCGTATAGAACTCTGCAAAGCCGCCGTACGGGATTCGACCGATCAAG GTGCAGCATATCGTGAGATGGTGCACAACATCCTGTACCCGGTGATGTCCTCGTCAGGAGTAAGTTTAGTGAGGTACGACGTGCACCACGCGTTACCTGCGACGGCAAACGCTCTGATTGGCCGAGCCGCTCACATCGCCGTCCTCGATTCCGAGCTTTTCATCGAGAAGTTCCTGCTGGTGGCTGGTCTGAAATACTTCAGATAA